From a single Funiculus sociatus GB2-C1 genomic region:
- the cutA gene encoding divalent-cation tolerance protein CutA: protein MDKDFATTGYGVVLVTASSQEEAEKIAQNLVQSRLAACVSLMPVHSIYTWQGKVNSEQEWQLVIKTDLAHFSTLEAKIRELHSYEVPEIIALPILAGSQPYLQWISDNVNER from the coding sequence ATGGATAAGGATTTTGCTACAACTGGCTACGGTGTAGTATTAGTAACGGCATCTTCGCAGGAAGAAGCAGAAAAGATAGCCCAAAATTTAGTACAATCTCGTCTTGCTGCTTGTGTTAGCTTGATGCCAGTGCATTCCATCTACACCTGGCAAGGAAAAGTGAACTCAGAACAAGAGTGGCAGCTGGTAATTAAAACAGATTTGGCGCACTTTTCCACCCTAGAAGCTAAGATTCGAGAATTGCACTCTTACGAAGTACCAGAAATTATTGCTCTCCCAATTTTGGCTGGTTCTCAACCTTATTTACAGTGGATTTCAGATAACGTGAATGAGAGATAA